A window from Bdellovibrionales bacterium encodes these proteins:
- a CDS encoding exopolysaccharide biosynthesis polyprenyl glycosylphosphotransferase has translation MLKIRPSLTPKSKSLIMLWDAFVFLAISALVYYLRIGAIDSAVLETRGLWFVTFLTLSGLYIFGCYDLDRDLKPWTILFRQAIAVVISFISVILINYLLSKDRTGLFGRGVLLGSLSGFYIVSAVYRLALMKSYQQIRANADWLFVVNDKIHQQLLQDLKKNSFAGKITILAQSQWKELQIQLEKVWHSLVIATTSQELNQELGPTLMQARFSGQFVQDLSLFYENTWRKVPIYYLEHDWFVLSEGFGLVHNPVGLRIKRLADVFLSSLLLLVTWPFMLLTAIAVKLESKGPAVYSQVRTGVDGEDFVIYKFRSMRTDAEKDGAKWASTNDSRITRVGKFIRLTRLDELPQLWNVFRGDMSFIGPRPERPEFNKELEKQIPFYNLRHLVRPGITGWAQVLYPYGASVEDSKEKLQYDLFYIKNYSLFLDFIIVLKTISVVVLGRGR, from the coding sequence ATGCTAAAGATTAGGCCCTCGCTGACTCCAAAATCTAAATCCCTCATCATGCTTTGGGATGCCTTTGTCTTTTTGGCTATCAGTGCATTGGTTTATTATTTGCGTATTGGAGCCATCGACTCTGCCGTTCTCGAAACGCGTGGGCTTTGGTTTGTTACTTTTCTGACGCTTTCGGGTCTTTATATCTTTGGCTGCTATGATTTGGACCGTGATCTCAAGCCCTGGACCATTTTATTTCGCCAAGCGATCGCAGTAGTCATCAGTTTTATATCAGTTATCTTGATCAACTATTTGCTGAGTAAAGATCGTACGGGCCTCTTTGGGCGTGGTGTCCTATTAGGTAGTCTTTCAGGTTTCTATATAGTTTCGGCCGTTTACCGTTTGGCTCTGATGAAGTCTTACCAACAGATTCGGGCAAATGCGGATTGGCTTTTCGTTGTGAATGATAAAATTCACCAACAGCTTCTGCAGGATCTGAAAAAGAACTCTTTTGCAGGCAAAATTACTATTCTTGCCCAATCTCAGTGGAAGGAGTTGCAGATACAACTCGAAAAAGTTTGGCACTCCCTTGTGATTGCAACGACTTCTCAGGAGTTAAATCAGGAGCTTGGACCGACTTTAATGCAAGCACGCTTCTCAGGACAGTTTGTGCAAGATCTTTCGCTCTTTTATGAGAACACTTGGAGAAAAGTTCCGATCTACTATCTTGAGCATGATTGGTTTGTACTTTCTGAGGGCTTCGGCCTTGTTCACAACCCCGTAGGGCTTCGTATTAAGCGTCTGGCTGATGTTTTCCTGTCCTCGCTTTTGTTATTAGTAACTTGGCCATTCATGCTTCTAACCGCCATTGCGGTGAAGCTCGAATCCAAAGGTCCTGCAGTCTATAGCCAGGTTCGTACGGGTGTTGATGGCGAAGATTTCGTGATTTATAAATTCCGCTCAATGCGCACTGATGCTGAGAAGGATGGCGCGAAATGGGCCAGCACAAATGACTCTCGCATTACTCGCGTCGGTAAGTTTATCCGCCTGACACGTTTGGATGAACTCCCTCAGCTTTGGAATGTTTTCCGCGGTGATATGAGCTTCATCGGTCCTCGTCCGGAGCGACCTGAATTTAATAAAGAGCTCGAGAAACAAATTCCATTCTACAATCTTCGCCATCTTGTTCGCCCTGGAATCACAGGATGGGCTCAAGTGCTCTATCCTTATGGGGCCAGCGTTGAAGACTCGAAAGAAAAACTTCAGTACGATCTTTTCTATATTAAAAATTATTCTCTCTTTTTGGATTTCATCATTGTTTTAAAAACCATCAGCGTCGTGGTTTTAGGACGGGGAAGATAG